The Streptomyces sp. NBC_00344 genome includes a window with the following:
- a CDS encoding VOC family protein, which translates to MGSESASSSPGSDSVPADTSDTRGGSRGMRPASLVTFVRELDPSVEFYRELLLMEVTTRAPTAALLTSADGWQLYLRAMGSHAEHSLGAVGIQYVIWTAADRDDLLRCERLLKARSAHVSTRDVEGLTLVEGRDPSHLPLVVSYPGPDQAVRHEIISRIYAW; encoded by the coding sequence ATGGGCTCCGAATCAGCGTCGTCGTCCCCGGGCAGTGATTCCGTACCGGCGGACACGTCGGACACCCGGGGCGGATCCAGGGGTATGCGGCCGGCCTCGCTGGTGACGTTCGTCCGTGAACTCGACCCCTCGGTGGAGTTCTACCGCGAACTGCTGCTGATGGAGGTGACGACCCGGGCACCCACAGCCGCGTTGCTCACCAGCGCCGACGGATGGCAGCTCTATCTGCGCGCCATGGGCAGCCATGCGGAACATTCACTCGGCGCCGTCGGGATCCAGTACGTCATCTGGACCGCCGCCGATCGCGACGACCTCCTCAGGTGCGAGCGCCTGCTCAAGGCACGCTCGGCGCATGTGTCCACCCGGGACGTCGAGGGACTCACCCTGGTCGAGGGGCGCGACCCGAGCCATCTGCCGCTGGTGGTCTCCTACCCCGGCCCGGACCAAGCCGTGCGCCACGAGATCATCTCCCGTATCTACGCCTGGTGA
- a CDS encoding carotenoid oxygenase family protein gives MPEHIRSGFTRRGIVRGTAAIAAAGGILSMGGGRASAVPSRAARPHPAGQDRHHPFLSGAFAPVTEELTVFDLPVTGRIPRELDGRYLRNGPNVLGLEDPRAHHWMLGDGMVHGVRLREGRAEWYRNRWVRSAAVSQKLGEPGPGPVPDNDFACNTHVIPYKGRILAMQESGPLPYELDGELNTLRPYDFRGSLSGAFTAHTKFDAKADELHAITYYPTWDHVRHLVVDRSGRVVRTTRIPVADNPMMHDFALTEKHVVIFDVPVTFDPVAAEAGALVPYVWNDRHPARVGVLPRDASSAGGLRWFEVAPTFYSHTLNAYDEGTSVVIDLTTMPAPFYAAGRGTDGPTALGTPALDRWTVDLVRGQVHTRRIDDRPQEFPRVNESLVSRRHRYAYAAGAAEMWQAYLSADGVPPDRFFTNALIKHDLFRGTTQVHRFPRNAAVGEAVFVPSEAHAAEDDGYALAYVHNPERGAADLVILAAEDFSGEPVARIHLPGRVPLGFHGSWVPS, from the coding sequence ATGCCAGAGCACATCCGATCCGGATTCACCCGGCGGGGGATCGTACGCGGGACGGCCGCGATCGCCGCGGCAGGCGGGATCCTCAGTATGGGTGGTGGAAGGGCCTCGGCCGTGCCGTCCCGGGCCGCGCGCCCGCACCCGGCCGGCCAAGACCGACACCATCCCTTCCTGAGCGGTGCCTTCGCGCCGGTGACCGAAGAGCTCACCGTGTTCGACCTGCCGGTGACCGGGCGTATCCCCCGCGAGCTGGACGGCCGCTATCTCCGCAACGGGCCCAATGTTCTCGGTCTTGAGGATCCGCGGGCGCACCACTGGATGCTCGGCGACGGGATGGTGCACGGAGTACGACTGCGCGAGGGCCGCGCGGAGTGGTATCGCAATCGATGGGTCAGGTCCGCCGCCGTCTCGCAAAAGCTGGGCGAACCCGGCCCTGGCCCCGTTCCGGACAACGACTTCGCGTGCAACACCCATGTGATCCCGTACAAGGGGCGCATACTCGCGATGCAGGAGAGCGGCCCGCTGCCCTACGAACTCGACGGCGAGCTGAACACGCTCCGCCCGTACGACTTCCGCGGATCACTGAGCGGTGCGTTCACCGCGCACACCAAATTCGACGCCAAGGCCGACGAACTGCACGCGATCACGTACTACCCGACGTGGGACCACGTACGGCACCTCGTCGTGGACCGCTCGGGGCGAGTGGTGCGAACGACGAGGATCCCGGTGGCCGACAACCCGATGATGCATGACTTCGCACTGACCGAGAAGCATGTGGTGATCTTCGATGTGCCGGTCACATTCGATCCGGTGGCGGCCGAGGCCGGTGCGTTGGTGCCGTACGTCTGGAACGACAGGCACCCGGCGCGGGTCGGCGTGCTGCCGAGGGATGCGAGCAGCGCGGGCGGGCTCCGGTGGTTCGAGGTGGCTCCCACCTTCTATTCGCACACCCTCAACGCCTACGACGAGGGCACGTCCGTGGTCATCGACCTGACCACGATGCCGGCGCCGTTCTACGCGGCGGGACGCGGCACCGACGGCCCCACCGCGCTCGGTACACCCGCCCTCGACCGCTGGACCGTGGACCTGGTCCGGGGCCAGGTCCATACGCGACGCATCGACGACCGGCCGCAGGAATTTCCGCGGGTGAACGAGTCACTGGTGTCCCGACGGCACCGCTACGCCTATGCGGCGGGGGCCGCTGAGATGTGGCAGGCGTATCTCTCCGCCGACGGTGTGCCGCCGGATCGTTTCTTCACCAACGCCCTGATCAAGCACGATCTGTTCCGCGGTACCACCCAGGTACACCGCTTCCCGCGGAACGCCGCGGTCGGCGAGGCCGTGTTCGTCCCTTCGGAGGCGCATGCGGCCGAGGACGACGGCTATGCCCTCGCCTATGTGCACAATCCGGAGCGCGGCGCAGCCGATCTGGTGATCCTGGCCGCGGAGGACTTCTCCGGCGAGCCGGTGGCGCGCATCCATCTGCCGGGCCGGGTCCCGCTGGGCTTCCACGGAAGTTGGGTCCCCAGCTGA
- a CDS encoding cation:proton antiporter, whose translation MLAVAIIVGILFVWTLLAHRLARWSISAPIAMMAAGIALTSGSHPPLHFDLDTHTFEHVVEVILALLLFVDAIEVPGGVLGREKALLTRLLAGALPLTLFAAFLTALAFFPDQPGWVLAILATVVVPLDLAPIYAVIRDSRIPSRLRDVLNVEGGLKDGIISPVYLLCIAAYTESHGKGAHYADAVLEAVGAASWAVATGLAVGCTAGWLMRQSWSHRWTEPSALRLGVLSVPLAAYTLSGALGGNGFVASFVAGVCFAPAARQLPESAVEMTADLATLLTIALWFLFGQIVNDQFWDGLHLAVILYALIAISLVRMVPVLLSLAGSGLKLTDKLFLGWFGPRGVTSIVFGSLAVTELPPSSGDFVSGIMVMTVMMSIVLHGLSSEPIGRFYGRARKAGTPAPTR comes from the coding sequence ATGCTTGCCGTTGCGATCATCGTGGGAATTCTGTTCGTCTGGACGCTTCTCGCGCACCGGCTGGCGCGATGGAGTATTTCCGCACCCATTGCCATGATGGCAGCGGGTATCGCGCTGACCAGCGGCTCGCATCCCCCACTCCATTTCGACCTCGACACACACACCTTCGAGCACGTGGTCGAGGTGATTTTGGCTCTGCTCCTCTTCGTTGATGCCATCGAAGTCCCCGGAGGGGTCCTCGGCAGAGAAAAGGCCCTTCTCACACGCCTGCTGGCAGGTGCGCTGCCGCTCACCCTGTTCGCTGCGTTCCTGACCGCCCTCGCCTTCTTCCCCGATCAGCCGGGCTGGGTCCTGGCGATCCTCGCGACGGTCGTCGTGCCCCTGGATCTGGCACCCATCTATGCGGTCATCCGCGACAGCAGGATCCCCTCGCGGCTGCGCGACGTACTCAATGTGGAGGGAGGCCTGAAGGACGGCATCATCTCGCCGGTCTACCTCCTCTGTATCGCCGCCTACACAGAATCCCACGGCAAGGGTGCCCACTACGCGGACGCGGTACTCGAAGCAGTCGGCGCAGCCTCATGGGCCGTCGCCACGGGCCTGGCCGTGGGCTGCACGGCAGGATGGCTGATGCGCCAGTCCTGGTCACACCGGTGGACCGAGCCCTCAGCGCTGCGGTTGGGTGTGCTCTCGGTTCCCCTGGCCGCGTACACCTTGTCCGGGGCGCTGGGTGGGAACGGGTTCGTCGCCTCCTTCGTCGCGGGTGTGTGCTTCGCCCCGGCAGCGAGGCAGCTCCCGGAAAGCGCGGTTGAGATGACCGCTGATCTGGCCACTCTCCTGACCATCGCGCTGTGGTTCCTCTTCGGGCAGATCGTCAATGACCAGTTCTGGGACGGACTTCACCTCGCGGTGATTCTCTACGCACTGATCGCCATCTCACTGGTCCGTATGGTCCCGGTCCTGCTGTCACTCGCGGGGTCGGGGCTGAAACTGACCGACAAGCTCTTTCTGGGCTGGTTCGGTCCCCGGGGCGTGACATCCATCGTGTTCGGCTCCCTTGCGGTCACCGAACTGCCGCCCAGCAGTGGTGACTTCGTTTCCGGCATCATGGTGATGACAGTCATGATGAGCATCGTGCTGCACGGCCTGAGCTCCGAGCCGATCGGCCGGTTCTACGGACGCGCCAGGAAGGCCGGGACACCCGCTCCCACCCGCTGA
- a CDS encoding SRPBCC family protein has translation MSNQFEAKVDIERPIGEVFAYLADGEHDREFSPRVIEIEKTSPGPTAVGTVYRSTVKDAGMKTAREFEINEFEPPNRIRWHERSKNLVTAVEGGYDLETTGEGGTRVRIFNVLEGHGVGKLLAGLAVGAARKDAPAFGQRIKAAVEAM, from the coding sequence ATGAGTAACCAGTTCGAAGCGAAAGTAGATATCGAACGTCCGATAGGTGAGGTCTTCGCTTATCTGGCCGATGGAGAGCATGACCGTGAGTTCAGTCCTCGCGTCATCGAGATCGAAAAGACGTCGCCGGGGCCGACGGCGGTGGGCACGGTGTACCGAAGCACTGTCAAGGACGCGGGTATGAAGACGGCGAGGGAATTCGAGATCAATGAGTTCGAACCGCCGAACCGAATCCGCTGGCATGAGCGGTCCAAGAACCTGGTGACAGCTGTCGAGGGAGGATATGACCTCGAGACCACAGGCGAGGGGGGCACCCGGGTACGTATCTTCAACGTCCTGGAAGGTCACGGCGTGGGCAAACTCCTGGCCGGACTCGCCGTCGGCGCAGCCCGCAAGGACGCACCTGCGTTCGGGCAGCGGATCAAAGCCGCGGTCGAGGCCATGTGA
- a CDS encoding SDR family oxidoreductase yields MDSAPPTVLITGASSGIGLETVVAAARAGWRVVATMRDTTRAPALRTAAEQAGVADRVEIRPLDVTDTTSAELCVASVVADHGRLDALINNAGAGHVGTLEIDGVEQARKVMEVNFFGVLTVTAAALPHLRAAQGRIITVSSVGGVIGQPFNEAYCAAKFAVEGYMESLHPVAARLGVRVSLVEPGAVASEFVRNVDVRSVQERAEKAGPYAPPMQAYLARTADAFAAAQTSPEAAAVVVETLTAEHPAFRCQTSDWARAFVGAKLADLDGSAVTGMTAEWVV; encoded by the coding sequence GTGGACTCTGCTCCGCCCACCGTGCTGATCACCGGAGCATCGAGCGGTATCGGCCTGGAAACGGTAGTCGCCGCAGCCCGCGCGGGCTGGCGGGTAGTAGCCACCATGCGCGACACCACAAGGGCACCGGCGCTGCGGACCGCTGCCGAACAGGCGGGGGTCGCCGACCGAGTCGAGATCCGGCCGCTCGATGTCACCGACACCACCTCCGCCGAGCTGTGCGTGGCCTCCGTCGTCGCCGACCACGGACGGTTGGACGCACTCATCAACAACGCGGGCGCCGGGCATGTGGGCACGCTGGAGATCGATGGTGTGGAGCAGGCGCGGAAGGTGATGGAGGTCAACTTCTTCGGTGTGCTGACCGTGACCGCTGCCGCGTTGCCGCACCTGCGAGCCGCGCAGGGACGGATCATCACCGTGAGCAGCGTCGGTGGTGTGATCGGCCAGCCGTTCAACGAGGCTTACTGCGCAGCCAAGTTCGCGGTCGAGGGGTACATGGAGTCCCTCCACCCCGTTGCCGCACGCCTGGGCGTCAGGGTGAGCCTTGTCGAGCCGGGCGCCGTAGCAAGCGAGTTCGTCCGCAACGTCGATGTCCGTTCCGTGCAGGAACGTGCCGAGAAGGCGGGCCCGTACGCGCCCCCCATGCAGGCATATCTTGCGCGTACCGCGGATGCGTTCGCCGCGGCCCAGACGTCGCCCGAGGCAGCGGCCGTCGTGGTGGAGACGCTGACGGCCGAGCACCCCGCCTTCCGCTGCCAGACGTCCGACTGGGCACGGGCTTTTGTCGGCGCCAAGCTTGCCGACCTCGACGGCAGCGCGGTCACCGGGATGACGGCGGAGTGGGTCGTCTGA
- a CDS encoding alpha/beta hydrolase: MDVAENRNVPYMPGDGARSRLLDVYQPGTVRPGMPSVLLWHGIGADERDVLAPLAREIAGRGMHVFVPDWRSDMPDGGRSHLLASLRYTQENATAHGADGQRIVLAGWSAGAGAAAGVALRPELFDGWRPAAVVGIAGDYGRPARTTGTAPLDDLAEVEPTGIPFGLIHGSGDSTLGSGSSRAFHRALRHHQWPAQFDEPDTDHAGVIMSEYDPALRRCRSTSAPHALRAGAWTARLIASAAAPPASDGASRTRASVHHGEGPAVP; encoded by the coding sequence ATGGACGTAGCCGAGAACCGCAATGTGCCGTACATGCCCGGGGACGGTGCGCGAAGCAGACTGCTCGACGTCTATCAGCCCGGCACCGTACGGCCCGGTATGCCCAGCGTGCTGCTCTGGCACGGCATAGGTGCCGACGAGCGCGACGTCCTGGCGCCCCTAGCCCGCGAGATCGCGGGGCGCGGCATGCATGTCTTTGTTCCCGACTGGCGCTCCGACATGCCCGACGGCGGGCGTTCCCACCTGCTGGCATCCCTGCGTTACACACAGGAGAACGCCACCGCTCACGGGGCGGACGGACAGCGCATCGTGCTGGCCGGATGGTCGGCGGGAGCGGGCGCGGCGGCCGGGGTCGCTCTGCGGCCCGAACTCTTCGACGGCTGGCGGCCGGCGGCCGTGGTCGGCATCGCCGGCGACTACGGCAGGCCCGCCCGCACCACCGGCACAGCCCCGCTGGACGACCTGGCGGAGGTGGAACCGACCGGCATTCCGTTCGGGCTCATCCACGGTTCAGGCGACTCGACGCTGGGCAGCGGCAGTTCGCGTGCGTTCCACCGTGCGCTGCGGCACCACCAGTGGCCCGCGCAGTTCGACGAACCCGACACCGACCACGCCGGCGTCATCATGTCCGAGTACGATCCGGCGCTGCGCAGGTGCCGGAGCACATCTGCCCCGCATGCCCTGCGAGCCGGAGCGTGGACTGCCCGTCTCATCGCCTCGGCGGCTGCGCCGCCGGCATCGGACGGTGCCTCACGGACGCGGGCTTCGGTTCACCACGGTGAGGGGCCCGCCGTCCCGTGA